A single genomic interval of uncultured Pseudodesulfovibrio sp. harbors:
- the modB gene encoding molybdate ABC transporter permease subunit, whose protein sequence is MDLIWLDFSNTAFTSPLLLTLKVAGLATLWALVLGVSAAYVLARWEFPGRDFLDAIFTLPMVMPPTVLGYYLLVFIGRRGILGSWLQEHCNITLMFTWQGAVIAATVVAFPLVFKSARAALEGVGAQYENAARTLGQGELAVFLRVSLPLAFRGVLSGGMLAFARAMGEFGATLMVAGNLPGRTQTLSLAVYSAVQAGNDALANTLVLVISIVCVLILMTTSKLLKPPC, encoded by the coding sequence ATGGATTTAATCTGGCTTGATTTCTCGAACACAGCCTTTACGAGCCCACTGCTGCTGACTCTCAAGGTTGCCGGGTTGGCAACACTGTGGGCACTGGTGCTCGGTGTGTCTGCGGCCTATGTGCTCGCCCGATGGGAATTTCCCGGAAGAGACTTTCTGGACGCCATCTTCACTCTGCCCATGGTCATGCCGCCCACGGTGCTCGGCTATTACCTATTGGTATTTATCGGGCGCAGAGGGATTCTCGGAAGCTGGTTGCAGGAACACTGCAACATTACCCTCATGTTCACATGGCAAGGTGCCGTCATCGCCGCCACGGTGGTCGCCTTTCCATTGGTCTTCAAATCCGCTCGCGCTGCTCTTGAGGGAGTCGGCGCACAATATGAAAACGCGGCCCGCACTCTCGGACAGGGTGAGCTGGCCGTGTTCCTGCGAGTCTCACTCCCTCTGGCCTTCAGAGGTGTGTTATCCGGCGGGATGCTCGCCTTTGCGCGGGCCATGGGAGAATTCGGAGCCACCCTTATGGTGGCGGGCAACCTTCCGGGCAGGACCCAGACCCTTTCGCTGGCCGTCTATTCCGCGGTTCAGGCCGGAAACGACGCACTGGCCAACACGCTGGTGCTGGTCATCAGCATAGTCTGTGTGCTTATTCTCATGACAACAAGCAAATTATTAAAACCACCATGTTAA
- the modA gene encoding molybdate ABC transporter substrate-binding protein, producing MKRATILTSIVFSCLLVAGAVTNALAQELIVSAAASLTDAFSDIEPAFEKAHPGVDIIMNFASSGALYRQIEQGAPADVYASANPKWMNKAIAKGFIENTDAHIFAHNSLVLTTPEDNPAGIKTLNDLTGSKVTSIGIGTPETVPAGQYAKGALTAKNLYKKLTPKMIFGESVRQVLDYLSRGEIDCGFVYRTDAVKAGKHVLIIEEIPLKKPVTYPIAVLKQSTTPDMAKAFVEFVRSEAGIALLEARGFTRP from the coding sequence ATGAAACGCGCTACCATTCTAACCTCTATTGTTTTCTCCTGCCTTCTTGTCGCAGGGGCCGTCACCAACGCTCTGGCGCAGGAACTGATCGTTTCAGCCGCCGCCAGCCTGACCGACGCATTCAGCGACATTGAACCCGCTTTCGAGAAAGCGCATCCCGGTGTGGACATCATCATGAACTTCGCATCATCCGGCGCTCTGTACCGCCAGATTGAGCAGGGGGCACCCGCCGACGTATATGCCTCGGCCAATCCCAAATGGATGAACAAGGCCATTGCCAAAGGCTTCATCGAAAATACCGACGCCCATATTTTTGCCCACAACTCGCTGGTGCTGACGACTCCCGAAGACAACCCGGCAGGCATCAAAACGCTGAACGACCTCACCGGAAGCAAGGTCACCTCCATCGGTATCGGCACCCCCGAAACCGTTCCCGCAGGGCAATACGCCAAAGGCGCGCTCACGGCCAAAAACCTCTACAAGAAACTGACGCCCAAAATGATCTTCGGCGAATCCGTCCGTCAGGTGCTGGACTATCTGTCCCGCGGTGAAATCGACTGTGGTTTCGTTTACCGCACCGACGCAGTCAAGGCGGGCAAGCACGTCCTCATCATCGAAGAAATTCCTCTCAAAAAACCGGTTACCTACCCCATAGCCGTGCTCAAGCAGTCCACCACGCCGGACATGGCCAAGGCATTCGTGGAATTTGTCCGCAGTGAGGCAGGCATCGCCCTGCTTGAAGCACGCGGCTTCACCCGGCCATAA
- a CDS encoding ATP-binding cassette domain-containing protein, whose amino-acid sequence MKFELDITKRMCSGGEEFLLRSQFSSTDRALVLFGPSGSGKTLTLRAIAGMLTPDEGYIRVNGDVVFDSSAGINIPTRHRKVGYLFQDYALFPHLTVQENIAFGLKPLFGRIGRKEFRRVEELIEIFGLGKVTGQKPIALSGGQQQRTALARALATSPKILLLDEPFSALDQPLRIRMRKELARILEAFDIPMIMVTHDSDEVESFAETIVIYHNGNVTNVHSAEDFIDSKQSLTENLRQQVAKAYE is encoded by the coding sequence ATGAAATTCGAACTTGATATCACGAAACGCATGTGCAGCGGAGGAGAAGAATTTCTCCTCCGCTCGCAGTTTTCTTCGACAGACCGCGCTCTGGTTCTGTTCGGCCCGTCCGGCTCAGGCAAGACCCTCACCCTCCGAGCCATAGCAGGCATGCTTACCCCGGATGAAGGATATATACGTGTCAACGGCGATGTGGTCTTCGATTCAAGCGCAGGCATAAACATCCCCACCCGGCATCGCAAAGTCGGCTACCTGTTTCAGGACTATGCCCTGTTCCCGCATCTGACCGTGCAGGAAAACATCGCCTTCGGCCTGAAACCGCTCTTTGGTCGAATCGGACGAAAGGAGTTCCGCCGCGTAGAGGAACTGATAGAAATATTCGGTCTGGGAAAAGTCACCGGGCAAAAACCAATCGCCCTGTCCGGCGGACAACAGCAGCGGACGGCACTGGCCCGCGCACTGGCGACCTCTCCCAAGATTCTCCTGCTGGACGAACCGTTCAGCGCTCTGGACCAGCCCCTACGCATACGCATGCGTAAGGAACTTGCCAGAATTCTGGAAGCTTTCGACATCCCCATGATCATGGTCACCCACGATTCCGACGAAGTCGAATCGTTTGCCGAAACCATTGTGATTTATCACAACGGCAACGTGACAAACGTGCATTCGGCTGAAGATTTCATCGATTCGAAACAAAGCCTTACCGAAAACCTGCGCCAGCAGGTAGCCAAAGCCTACGAGTAA
- a CDS encoding HAMP domain-containing sensor histidine kinase yields MLRNIFSHRQLMLTVRESLKARSRRTSFLIRTHMTFMVFFFLSYLGVIFLFINQIDIVSNLFIGLIFFFGGIFVYIGIVIQRQAFSSLKASNQDLKDYSVRLEQEQEKLISLNEDLKNEISRRMKAQESEQLKSDFLSQVSHELRTPLTSIFGFTKLMQKDLDAIREIEGKQAQTARKRERLEKNLSIVCSECSRLTRLINNVLDLARIESGQMTWDDVPVSLDDIVGASVTAVEGLFVENSSVSLKVDVPRKLPVLRVDLDLITQVFVNLISNSFKFTKSGDITVTVTRELGCIQVSVCDQGVGMTEENLSRIFDKYFIARKGDTLSSTKLGTGLGLPICKEIVEHYGGKIWAESEFGVGSCFYVTFPESLFVD; encoded by the coding sequence ATGCTGCGGAATATCTTCAGTCACAGACAATTGATGCTCACAGTCCGTGAATCTCTCAAAGCGCGTTCCCGGCGAACTTCGTTTCTGATCCGAACCCACATGACCTTCATGGTCTTTTTCTTTTTGTCTTATCTTGGTGTTATTTTTCTTTTCATCAATCAAATAGATATCGTCAGTAACCTGTTTATTGGCCTGATCTTCTTTTTTGGCGGTATTTTCGTCTATATCGGGATTGTCATTCAGCGGCAGGCATTCAGTTCTCTCAAGGCTTCCAATCAGGATTTGAAAGATTATTCCGTGAGGTTGGAGCAGGAGCAGGAAAAGCTTATCAGTCTGAATGAGGATTTGAAAAACGAGATTTCACGGAGAATGAAGGCGCAGGAATCAGAACAGTTGAAGTCGGACTTCCTCTCGCAGGTTTCTCATGAATTGCGTACTCCGTTGACGTCGATTTTCGGTTTTACCAAGTTGATGCAGAAGGATCTCGACGCGATTCGGGAGATAGAAGGAAAGCAGGCGCAAACTGCGCGAAAGCGTGAGCGGTTGGAAAAGAATCTTTCCATCGTATGCAGCGAGTGCAGCCGTCTGACACGGTTGATCAACAATGTTCTGGATTTGGCCAGAATCGAGTCCGGCCAGATGACGTGGGACGATGTGCCTGTTTCGCTGGATGATATCGTCGGGGCATCTGTCACGGCCGTGGAGGGACTGTTTGTTGAGAATTCTTCTGTTTCCTTGAAGGTTGATGTCCCTCGTAAGCTTCCTGTACTTCGTGTTGATCTGGATTTGATCACACAGGTTTTCGTCAATCTTATCAGCAACTCGTTCAAGTTTACGAAGTCGGGAGATATAACTGTCACGGTTACCCGTGAGCTTGGCTGTATACAGGTTTCAGTCTGTGACCAAGGTGTCGGCATGACGGAAGAAAACCTGAGCAGGATTTTTGATAAGTATTTTATCGCCAGAAAAGGTGACACATTGAGTTCAACCAAGCTTGGCACAGGGCTGGGGCTGCCGATCTGCAAGGAGATTGTCGAGCACTATGGCGGAAAGATTTGGGCTGAGTCCGAGTTTGGTGTCGGAAGTTGTTTTTATGTCACTTTTCCTGAGTCTCTTTTTGTGGATTAG
- the selA gene encoding L-seryl-tRNA(Sec) selenium transferase, with protein MSILYRHLPSMDQVLAGLSSDSELSALPRPLIKEHAAAFLDICREEIRSGAITEPKQLHLDNLMPRLVAYVRSQSRPHFRRVLNGTGVVVHTNLGRSLLAKPAIEAVVEACGHYSNCEFDLTTGKRGSRYSHVEQILCDITGAEAALVVNNNAAAVFIMLETLAKDKEVIVSRGQLVEIGGSFRIPDVMTKSGAILREVGATNRAHVHDYENAINDDTGALMRVHTSNFRVVGFTKEVTLPEMRALGDKYNLPVIEDLGSGTLYSLSGEGLLGEPTVQQVVAQGADVVSFSGDKVLGGPQAGVIVGRKEYIDRIKKNPVNRAMRIDKMTLAALEATLRLYLDMDVARRTVPTLKMVTASQESLKSKARRLVDAVKDELGEKVTVGMKKGFSRVGGGAFPEYDLPGTMVTVSPKDISVDDLRDALLDTDPPLVARIEDDVFLIDPRTLNSTEIRMAAVALRQALTAFGK; from the coding sequence ATGAGTATTTTGTATCGCCATCTGCCGTCCATGGATCAGGTCCTTGCCGGACTTTCTTCCGACAGCGAATTGTCCGCATTGCCGCGTCCGCTCATCAAGGAACATGCGGCTGCTTTTCTTGATATCTGCCGTGAAGAGATTCGCTCCGGGGCCATTACCGAACCGAAACAACTGCACCTCGACAATCTCATGCCGAGGCTCGTGGCGTATGTCCGTTCCCAGTCGAGGCCCCATTTCCGTCGTGTACTGAACGGTACCGGCGTGGTCGTGCATACCAACCTTGGACGGTCATTGCTCGCCAAGCCCGCGATTGAAGCCGTGGTCGAGGCATGCGGTCATTATTCCAACTGCGAGTTTGATCTCACTACGGGAAAGCGGGGCAGCCGGTACAGCCACGTTGAGCAGATTCTCTGCGACATCACCGGGGCCGAAGCCGCGCTCGTGGTCAACAATAATGCCGCCGCCGTATTCATCATGCTTGAGACGCTTGCCAAGGATAAGGAAGTGATTGTTTCCCGCGGGCAGCTCGTGGAGATCGGCGGTTCGTTCCGTATCCCGGACGTGATGACGAAATCCGGGGCCATCCTGCGTGAAGTCGGGGCCACGAATCGGGCGCATGTGCATGACTATGAAAATGCCATCAATGACGACACTGGTGCGCTCATGCGGGTGCATACGTCGAATTTCCGTGTGGTCGGGTTCACCAAGGAAGTGACCCTGCCTGAAATGCGGGCGCTTGGCGACAAGTACAACCTGCCTGTCATCGAAGACCTTGGCAGCGGCACGCTGTATTCTCTTTCGGGCGAAGGGCTGCTCGGTGAACCCACGGTGCAGCAGGTCGTGGCACAGGGCGCGGACGTGGTGTCTTTTTCCGGCGACAAGGTGCTTGGCGGGCCGCAGGCGGGCGTTATCGTCGGGCGGAAGGAATACATTGACCGCATCAAGAAGAATCCGGTCAACCGCGCCATGCGTATCGACAAGATGACGCTGGCCGCGCTTGAGGCCACCTTGCGGTTGTACCTCGACATGGACGTGGCGCGGCGCACCGTGCCGACGCTCAAGATGGTCACGGCCTCGCAGGAATCGCTCAAGAGCAAGGCGCGGCGTCTGGTGGATGCCGTCAAGGACGAGCTGGGTGAAAAGGTAACTGTTGGCATGAAGAAAGGTTTTTCCCGTGTGGGCGGCGGGGCTTTTCCCGAATACGACCTGCCCGGAACCATGGTGACCGTGTCGCCGAAAGATATTTCCGTGGATGATCTGCGGGATGCGCTCCTTGATACCGATCCGCCGTTGGTGGCACGTATCGAGGATGATGTTTTTCTGATTGATCCCCGTACTCTCAATTCAACCGAAATCAGGATGGCGGCTGTCGCGCTTCGACAGGCCCTTACTGCTTTCGGCAAATAA
- a CDS encoding bifunctional folylpolyglutamate synthase/dihydrofolate synthase: protein MTQFNDYDQLAEYMDRLGLFHMDLTLSRMEAFWKARGLPDIPVVHVVGTNGKGSTSTFFGSIARAHGLKTGLFTSPHFLSPRERVQVNRTVLPRALWVELANEILSTPGGDELTYFEFQTCLAMLAFERQEVDVAIMEAGLGGKFDATNVFKPCLTLFTPIGMDHEKILGPTLKDIARDKAGAIHGGSHVITGVQVTEALIPLQDRAKAVGARFMYAVDMADPVEDDLLGLPGIHQSANARLALAGWRYYAVEKDIRSEHVAELFGLETAFLPGRMQWIELGGKAFILDGAHNSHALEALSAALHAEDIRPGAVVFACLKDKDCTAMLPLVQGLTDGPILVPSMENERASDAETLAGLLGETARSAESMEQALEACEDVEGPILVCGSLYLLSEFYLLHPEFLSPN from the coding sequence GTGACGCAATTTAACGATTATGACCAACTTGCAGAGTATATGGACAGGCTCGGCCTGTTTCATATGGACCTGACCCTTTCGCGCATGGAAGCCTTTTGGAAAGCGCGCGGACTGCCCGATATTCCGGTGGTTCACGTTGTAGGCACCAACGGCAAGGGGTCCACTTCCACGTTCTTCGGTTCCATTGCCCGTGCACATGGACTCAAGACCGGGCTGTTCACCTCGCCGCATTTCCTTTCGCCGCGTGAGCGTGTTCAGGTTAACCGCACCGTGTTGCCCCGTGCTTTATGGGTAGAACTCGCCAATGAGATTCTCTCCACGCCCGGGGGCGACGAACTGACATATTTCGAATTCCAGACATGCCTTGCCATGCTTGCCTTTGAGCGGCAGGAAGTGGATGTCGCGATCATGGAAGCCGGACTGGGCGGGAAATTTGACGCGACCAACGTGTTCAAGCCGTGCCTGACGCTGTTTACTCCCATCGGCATGGACCACGAGAAAATACTCGGTCCGACCTTGAAGGACATTGCCCGCGACAAGGCCGGGGCCATCCATGGCGGCAGCCACGTCATCACTGGCGTGCAGGTGACAGAGGCCCTGATCCCGTTGCAGGACCGGGCCAAGGCCGTGGGGGCGCGGTTCATGTATGCCGTGGACATGGCCGATCCCGTTGAGGATGACCTGCTTGGCCTGCCCGGTATTCATCAGTCGGCTAACGCTCGCCTTGCTCTTGCCGGGTGGCGGTACTATGCCGTGGAAAAGGATATACGGAGCGAACACGTTGCCGAACTGTTCGGGCTGGAAACCGCTTTTCTGCCGGGTCGGATGCAGTGGATTGAACTCGGCGGCAAGGCATTCATTCTCGACGGCGCGCATAACAGTCATGCGCTTGAGGCGCTGTCCGCTGCGTTGCATGCCGAGGACATCCGGCCGGGAGCCGTTGTCTTCGCCTGCCTCAAGGACAAGGACTGCACAGCGATGCTGCCTTTGGTGCAAGGCCTGACCGATGGGCCTATTCTGGTCCCGTCCATGGAAAACGAGCGGGCATCCGATGCCGAAACATTGGCGGGCCTGCTGGGTGAAACTGCCCGGAGCGCGGAGTCCATGGAGCAGGCGCTGGAGGCCTGCGAAGATGTCGAGGGGCCGATTCTCGTGTGTGGTTCCCTGTATCTGCTTTCCGAGTTCTATCTCCTTCATCCGGAATTTCTCAGTCCGAATTAA